One Miscanthus floridulus cultivar M001 chromosome 11, ASM1932011v1, whole genome shotgun sequence DNA window includes the following coding sequences:
- the LOC136493067 gene encoding probable polyol transporter 6, whose translation MGEENKQRRDGHGGKNKYAVACSIIGSIISILMGYDTGVMSGAMLFIKEDLKTNDTQVQVLAGILNVCALVGSLTAGRVSDWIGRRRTISLSACIFLAGSVLMGLSPNFGTLLAGRCVAGVGVGYALMIAPVYAAEISSAQIRGSVTSLPEICISFGILIGYVANYLLAKLPLVYGWRAMLGLGALPSAVLAVSVLAMPESPRWLVMQGRVEQALAVLRRMSDTAGEADVRLAEIKTAAGLAADDAAAEDEGAPRQTRGVVVGKGVWKEMFLHPTPPVRRILVAAFGVHFFQHLTGIEAVVLYSPRIFKAAGIATRSHILAATIGVGVTKTVFIMTAILLVDRIGRRPLYLSSLAGIIASLACLGLGLTVVERSAPRHSPTWAVVLSIATVFTFIASFSVGVGPITWAYSSEVYPLRLRAQGASVGVAINRVMNAGVSMTFVSLYKAVTIGGAFFLFAGLAVLAATFFYFLCPETQGRPLEEMEELFSRGWCTRLPSSEAAVVELPVSNVTDGNGKARP comes from the exons ATGGGAGAAGAGAATAAGCAACGTCGGGATGGCCATGGCGGAAAGAACAAGTACGCCGTGGCGTGCTCCATTATTGGTTCCATCATCTCCATCCTCATGGGCTACG ACACGGGCGTCATGAGCGGCGCGATGCTGTTCATCAAGGAGGACCTCAAGACCAACGACACGCAGGTCCAGGTCCTCGCCGGCATCCTCAACGTCTGCGCCCTCGTCGGCTCCCTCACGGCCGGCCGCGTCTCCGATTGGATCGGCCGCCGCCGCACCATCTCCCTCTCGGCCTGCATCTTCCTCGCGGGGTCAGTCCTCATGGGACTCTCGCCTAACTTCGGTACGCTCCTGGCAGGACGCTGCGTGGCCGGCGTCGGCGTCGGATACGCGCTCATGATCGCGCCCGTCTATGCGGCTGAGATTTCGTCCGCCCAGATCCGCGGCTCCGTCACCTCGCTGCCCGAGATCTGCATCAGCTTCGGCATCCTGATTGGGTACGTGGCCAACTACCTGCTAGCCAAGCTGCCGCTGGTCTACGGCTGGCGCGCCATGCTGGGGCTCGGCGCGCTGCCGAGCGCCGTGCTCGCAGTCAGCGTGCTCGCGATGCCGGAGTCGCCCCGGTGGCTCGTCATGCAGGGCCGCGTCGAGCAGGCCCTCGCCGTGCTCAGGCGCATGTCCGACACTGCGGGCGAGGCCGACGTGCGGCTCGCGGAGATCAAGACCGCGGCGGGTCTGGCGGCAGATGACGCCGCCGCCGAAGACGAAGGCGCACCCCGCCAAACGAGAGGTGTCGTCGTCGGCAAGGGCGTGTGGAAGGAGATGTTCCTGCACCCGACGCCCCCCGTCCGGCGTATCCTCGTCGCGGCCTTCGGAGTCCACTTCTTCCAGCACCTCACGGGAATCGAGGCCGTGGTCCTATACAGCCCTCGCATCTTTAAGGCAGCCGGCATCGCCACCCGCAGCCACATCCTTGCAGCGACCATCGGCGTGGGCGTCACCAAGACGGTGTTCATCATGACAGCCATCCTGCTAGTCGACCGCATCGGGCGGAGGCCGCTCTACCTCTCGAGCCTGGCGGGCATCATCGCCTCGCTTGCCTGCCTCGGTCTTGGCCTCACCGTCGTGGAGCGCTCGGCGCCGCGCCACTCCCCGACGTGGGCTGTGGTGCTGTCCATCGCAACGGTGTTCACCTTCATAGCGTCCTTCTCCGTCGGCGTGGGGCCCATCACGTGGGCGTACAGCTCGGAGGTGTACCCGCTCCGGCTGCGCGCGCAGGGCGCCAGCGTCGGCGTGGCCATCAACCGCGTCATGAACGCCGGCGTCTCTATGACGTTCGTGTCGCTGTACAAGGCGGTGACCATCGGCGGTGCCTTCTTCCTGTTCGCGGGGCTGGCCGTGCTGGCGGCCACGTTCTTCTACTTCCTCTGCCCGGAGACGCAGGGCCGGCCActggaggagatggaggagcTGTTCAGCCGTGGGTGGTGCACGCGGCTCCCGTCATCGGAGGCAGCTGTCGTGGAGCTTCCGGTGTCCAACGTCACCGACGGCAACGGCAAAGCGCGGCCGTGA